The Pusillibacter faecalis genome has a window encoding:
- a CDS encoding AbrB family transcriptional regulator: MMTVFLTLLTAAIGGILFLLLKIPGSLMVGAMLITILFNLLTGRGMLPGGASVFVQFLLGAYIGTMLHREDIKKLKKLWAPALLLLLGMTAYAIFMGVFFSKTADCDILTAMYATAPGGMVEVCLFAGDTGGDTSLIAAFHTLRTAILYLAVPVMATVILKKREKNTGEAIYVHHEGQKTSRKTLFLQMLFTLAVGAIGAIIGKISSVPAGTLLFTIVITGAVTIFTGKTYMPRWLKRTAQILSGAVIGMRCNIKDFLYIKNVLPSVLLIIFGYLLLTVVLGSLLSRKGYVDLPTGIFSCCAGGVSDVTLVASDYDVDIAKVVLLHLVRYLSIFVTYPILGAIFS; this comes from the coding sequence CCTGACGCTGCTAACTGCGGCAATTGGGGGAATTCTGTTCCTCCTTCTAAAAATTCCGGGCAGTTTGATGGTTGGCGCCATGTTGATAACCATTCTGTTTAATTTGCTGACCGGTCGGGGGATGCTTCCGGGAGGAGCGTCCGTGTTTGTCCAGTTTTTGTTGGGCGCTTACATCGGGACAATGCTCCACCGGGAGGACATCAAAAAGCTGAAAAAGCTATGGGCCCCGGCGTTGCTCCTGCTGCTGGGCATGACGGCCTATGCCATTTTCATGGGAGTGTTTTTTTCCAAAACTGCGGACTGTGACATTTTGACGGCAATGTACGCAACTGCTCCTGGTGGAATGGTGGAAGTGTGCCTGTTTGCGGGGGACACCGGGGGAGATACCTCATTGATTGCGGCATTTCATACCCTGCGCACCGCAATCCTTTATTTGGCGGTTCCTGTGATGGCAACCGTCATTTTGAAAAAACGCGAAAAGAACACAGGAGAAGCCATCTACGTGCATCATGAGGGCCAAAAGACAAGCAGAAAAACGCTGTTTTTACAGATGCTGTTTACACTGGCAGTCGGCGCAATTGGCGCCATAATTGGGAAAATTTCCAGTGTTCCCGCGGGAACATTGCTCTTTACGATAGTGATCACAGGAGCGGTTACAATTTTTACGGGAAAGACGTATATGCCGCGGTGGCTAAAGCGCACCGCCCAGATCCTAAGCGGTGCCGTGATCGGAATGCGTTGCAATATCAAGGATTTTCTTTATATCAAAAATGTACTGCCAAGCGTGCTGCTGATTATTTTTGGATATCTGCTGCTCACCGTTGTCCTGGGGAGTTTGCTGAGCCGCAAAGGGTATGTGGATTTGCCCACGGGCATATTTTCCTGCTGCGCGGGAGGCGTCAGCGATGTGACACTTGTGGCAAGTGACTATGACGTAGATATTGCGAAGGTGGTCTTGCTGCATTTGGTTCGCTATCTGAGTATCTTTGTTACCTACCCCATTTTAGGAGCAATTTTTTCCTGA
- the arcC gene encoding carbamate kinase encodes MNAGKTRIVVALGGNALQSSKDGATAEAQLAVVQKTCGYLVDLIRKGYEIVIVHGNGPQVGRILLASETAKDVVPAMPFDVCGAMSQGYIGYHIQQALKQKLKENNMDLPVATIVTQVAVDKGDTAFQNPSKPIGPFYSEEEAKKLAEEKGYTVKEDAGRGWRRVVPSPKPVDILEKDTIDSLLGRSIVITCGGGGIPVVKKADGTYEGVAAVIDKDFAAEALAEHVNADVLLILTEVEHVAINFGKPNQENLEKLTAAEARKYMAEGQFAPGSMLPKVEAAVKFVEAKPGKRAIISSLYHAVDAIEGNTGTEIC; translated from the coding sequence ATGAATGCGGGAAAGACCAGAATTGTAGTCGCACTGGGTGGCAATGCACTTCAATCTTCCAAAGATGGAGCGACAGCCGAGGCCCAATTGGCAGTTGTGCAGAAGACCTGCGGATATCTTGTGGATCTGATTCGCAAAGGGTATGAAATTGTGATCGTCCACGGAAACGGCCCCCAGGTGGGGCGGATTCTGCTAGCCAGTGAAACGGCAAAGGATGTTGTTCCGGCAATGCCCTTTGATGTGTGCGGAGCAATGAGTCAGGGATATATCGGCTATCATATTCAGCAGGCACTGAAACAGAAGCTGAAGGAGAACAATATGGATCTGCCGGTGGCCACCATTGTGACGCAGGTGGCCGTGGACAAGGGCGATACGGCATTCCAAAATCCCAGTAAGCCAATTGGCCCGTTTTATTCCGAGGAAGAGGCCAAGAAGCTGGCAGAGGAAAAGGGATACACCGTAAAAGAAGACGCCGGGCGGGGCTGGCGCAGAGTGGTTCCCAGTCCAAAGCCAGTGGATATTCTGGAGAAGGACACCATTGACTCTCTGCTCGGACGCTCCATCGTGATTACCTGTGGCGGCGGCGGAATTCCGGTTGTGAAAAAGGCGGATGGTACTTATGAGGGTGTGGCAGCCGTGATTGACAAAGACTTTGCCGCCGAGGCGCTGGCGGAGCATGTAAATGCAGATGTGCTGCTGATTTTGACGGAAGTGGAGCATGTGGCGATTAACTTTGGAAAGCCCAACCAGGAAAACTTGGAAAAGCTGACTGCCGCCGAGGCGAGAAAGTATATGGCGGAAGGGCAGTTTGCGCCAGGCTCCATGCTACCCAAAGTGGAGGCGGCTGTGAAGTTCGTGGAGGCAAAACCGGGCAAGCGGGCAATCATCAGTTCACTGTATCACGCTGTGGATGCAATTGAGGGAAATACGGGTACGGAAATCTGCTGA
- a CDS encoding Ldh family oxidoreductase: protein MSEKVIVKREVLLDQCTKIFVAAGMRQDEAAVVADNLVAADQTGMDSHGVMRVPAYTKRLRDGGTLPHSEIEVVRETPTTAVIDGHNGMGQVVSKFAMEKCIKKAKKCGVAFVAVRGSNHFGMASYFTRMALEHNMIGMCSTSPAAHLLAPTGGVEPILDNNPFSFAIPAGKEYPVVLDMATSVVSRGKLASAAKRGDKIPTTWAMTIDGEPTDDPKLGFDGILLPVGGYKGYGLTVISGVMAAMLSNAALMSRDICDFYVDTDKEQNIGHLFGCIDIQVFCDVDDFKHRMDEMIDEIHNCRKAPGVDRILLPGERSGRTADKNAVEGIPLNETVFKDLNDVAVSYGLQPIQQG, encoded by the coding sequence ATGAGCGAAAAGGTAATTGTGAAAAGAGAAGTGCTGCTTGATCAGTGTACCAAGATTTTTGTTGCCGCTGGCATGCGGCAGGACGAGGCCGCGGTTGTGGCGGATAACTTGGTAGCCGCCGACCAGACGGGAATGGACTCCCATGGCGTCATGAGAGTGCCGGCGTATACCAAGCGTTTGCGCGACGGTGGCACGCTGCCTCACAGTGAAATTGAAGTTGTCCGGGAAACTCCCACTACAGCCGTCATTGACGGACATAACGGCATGGGCCAGGTGGTGTCCAAATTTGCAATGGAAAAGTGCATTAAAAAGGCCAAAAAGTGCGGAGTGGCCTTTGTGGCGGTGCGGGGCAGCAACCACTTTGGAATGGCCAGCTATTTTACCCGCATGGCGCTGGAACACAACATGATCGGCATGTGTTCCACATCTCCCGCCGCACATCTGCTGGCGCCCACCGGCGGCGTAGAGCCTATTTTGGATAACAACCCGTTTTCCTTTGCCATTCCGGCAGGCAAGGAGTATCCGGTGGTCTTGGATATGGCCACATCCGTCGTCTCCAGAGGCAAGCTGGCTTCGGCGGCGAAACGCGGCGACAAAATTCCAACAACTTGGGCCATGACCATTGACGGTGAGCCCACAGACGACCCGAAGTTAGGGTTTGACGGAATCCTTCTTCCTGTTGGTGGGTACAAGGGATATGGCTTGACAGTAATTTCCGGCGTGATGGCGGCAATGCTGAGCAACGCCGCACTGATGTCCCGGGACATCTGCGATTTCTATGTGGATACGGACAAGGAACAGAATATCGGCCACCTGTTTGGCTGCATTGATATTCAGGTGTTTTGTGATGTGGATGATTTCAAGCACAGAATGGATGAGATGATTGATGAGATCCACAACTGCCGCAAGGCTCCCGGCGTTGACAGGATTCTTCTGCCCGGCGAGCGCTCCGGAAGAACCGCGGACAAGAACGCAGTGGAGGGCATCCCGCTGAATGAGACCGTGTTCAAGGACCTGAACGATGTGGCGGTCAGCTATGGCCTTCAGCCAATTCAGCAGGGCTGA
- a CDS encoding sigma-54 interaction domain-containing protein, whose product METELDYCKSILDLIPSAVALYTQDQRLLFCNRAFREHFGAEDGPLEGRHFLKVGRRYYYKISRFPEAAQHLQSDSTSQSDVYAGQQRIYHRLEWRGERLFLELIAPLASPTLPLQPEDNKESPEGMILSDKRMRSILETIRRISNFDSTVLITGESGTGKTMLARYIHSNSRRASAPFVTINCASIPENLIESELFGYVSGAFTGAGQKGKVGLVETANGGTLFLDEIGTLPLNLQSKFLQLVQEKSYLPVGGVKLKTADVRIISATNLDLSKQVEDGVFREDLYYRLRVIEFHMPPLRERTDALDPLIDHFLTYYNQKYQIAKTISIRARETLKRHSWNGNIRELQYVIERIMVTSLDGCIQPENIPPLQSTASEESERQGEEQSFDQSMEAFERKLLRRAYQKYGSSYKVAAALGISQTKASRLLRKYDIR is encoded by the coding sequence ATGGAAACAGAACTGGATTATTGCAAATCCATCTTGGACCTGATCCCCTCCGCAGTGGCACTTTATACACAAGATCAGCGGCTGCTGTTTTGCAACCGCGCCTTTCGGGAGCATTTCGGTGCAGAGGATGGACCTTTGGAGGGCCGGCACTTCCTCAAAGTCGGCCGCCGCTATTATTATAAAATCTCCCGTTTCCCAGAGGCGGCGCAGCATCTACAAAGTGATTCCACTTCACAAAGCGACGTCTATGCCGGCCAGCAGAGAATTTACCACCGGCTGGAGTGGCGTGGTGAGCGGCTCTTTTTGGAGCTGATTGCCCCCCTCGCATCTCCCACGCTTCCCCTCCAACCGGAAGACAACAAGGAGTCGCCTGAGGGCATGATCCTCTCTGACAAAAGGATGAGAAGCATTCTTGAGACTATCCGCCGCATTTCAAACTTTGATTCCACGGTCTTAATCACCGGAGAATCCGGCACCGGCAAGACCATGCTGGCAAGATACATCCATTCCAACAGCCGGCGGGCCAGCGCGCCTTTTGTCACGATCAACTGTGCCTCCATACCAGAGAACCTGATTGAATCAGAACTATTTGGCTACGTCTCCGGTGCGTTTACCGGTGCCGGACAAAAGGGTAAGGTCGGTCTGGTGGAAACAGCCAACGGGGGCACTTTATTTCTGGATGAGATCGGTACACTGCCGCTGAATCTGCAAAGTAAATTCCTGCAGCTGGTCCAGGAAAAGTCCTATCTGCCCGTGGGCGGTGTCAAACTGAAAACTGCAGATGTCCGTATTATTTCCGCCACGAATCTGGATCTTAGCAAGCAGGTGGAGGACGGCGTTTTCCGAGAAGACCTCTATTATCGTCTGCGGGTTATTGAATTTCACATGCCGCCCCTGCGGGAACGGACAGATGCCCTGGACCCGCTGATTGATCATTTTCTGACGTATTACAATCAAAAATACCAGATTGCAAAAACCATCTCCATCAGGGCAAGAGAGACCTTAAAGCGCCACAGCTGGAACGGCAACATTCGGGAGCTGCAATATGTGATTGAGCGGATTATGGTAACATCTCTGGATGGCTGTATCCAGCCAGAGAATATTCCGCCTCTCCAGAGTACGGCATCCGAGGAGTCGGAACGTCAGGGTGAGGAGCAGAGCTTTGACCAATCCATGGAGGCCTTTGAGCGCAAGCTCCTGCGTCGAGCCTATCAAAAATACGGCAGCTCCTATAAGGTGGCCGCCGCGCTGGGCATTTCCCAGACTAAGGCCTCGCGGTTGCTTCGGAAATATGACATTCGCTGA
- the pepV gene encoding dipeptidase PepV, which produces MTLKAEVSKYQEDLVRSVQELVQIKSVHEQPLPGKPFGDGVDKALGYVLSLAESMGFSTKNLDGYCGYAEYGEGELYIGVLSHVDICPEGEMWGVPPYGGMILNNRIYGRGSLDNKGPLLAALYALKAVKDSGKKLNKKIRLIVGTDEQRYYRDMEHYLSQEKPPIAGFTLDGQFPVVFAEKGLAMVEFSSEIPQEREEYIQYIRGGTMENTVPGHCEALLITPRKSEIVRELSEFSKEHRHNMHAKILENGVLLEAFGMETHSISLEQGVNAVSAMLDFLDSLAFGSREMCRTIHFLRTRIGFEIYGDSLGIAYADEFSGKLTVNLGILTFDGKKMHVRLDLRYPVTCRYDQVYGKLQDSFLENGFSPVENSYWDPTYFPREHFLIKALLKAYQKVTKDKSEPTYSGSGSYSKSIPNIAAFGAIFPGESLAWHQKNEYIDIDSLVKTCRIYAEAIYELGSL; this is translated from the coding sequence ATGACGCTCAAAGCAGAAGTTTCCAAATACCAGGAGGACTTGGTCCGCTCCGTTCAGGAGTTAGTTCAAATTAAATCGGTTCATGAGCAGCCGCTTCCGGGAAAGCCATTTGGGGACGGCGTAGACAAGGCGCTGGGCTATGTGCTCTCTCTGGCGGAGTCTATGGGGTTCTCCACCAAAAATCTGGATGGCTACTGCGGCTATGCGGAGTACGGCGAGGGAGAGCTTTATATCGGCGTGCTCTCCCACGTGGACATCTGCCCGGAAGGGGAGATGTGGGGAGTGCCTCCCTATGGGGGAATGATTTTAAATAACCGGATTTATGGCCGGGGCTCCCTGGACAACAAGGGACCGCTTTTGGCTGCCCTTTACGCGCTGAAGGCCGTCAAAGACTCTGGAAAAAAGCTCAACAAAAAAATTCGTCTGATTGTGGGGACGGATGAGCAGCGGTATTACCGGGACATGGAGCACTATCTCTCCCAGGAGAAGCCGCCGATTGCAGGATTCACTCTGGACGGGCAGTTTCCCGTGGTGTTTGCGGAAAAGGGGCTTGCCATGGTGGAATTCTCCTCGGAAATTCCCCAGGAGAGGGAGGAGTATATCCAATATATCCGGGGCGGGACAATGGAAAACACGGTACCTGGACACTGTGAAGCGCTGCTGATCACACCGCGCAAGAGTGAGATTGTTCGGGAACTCTCGGAATTCTCCAAGGAGCACCGCCACAATATGCACGCCAAGATTCTGGAAAATGGCGTGCTGTTGGAGGCGTTCGGCATGGAGACTCACAGTATTTCCCTGGAGCAGGGCGTCAACGCGGTCAGCGCGATGCTGGACTTTTTGGATTCTTTGGCCTTTGGCTCCCGGGAGATGTGCCGAACCATCCATTTTCTTCGGACCAGGATCGGCTTTGAAATTTATGGGGACTCCCTTGGGATTGCTTATGCGGATGAATTCTCTGGGAAGCTGACGGTTAATCTCGGAATTCTCACCTTTGATGGAAAGAAGATGCATGTTCGGCTGGACCTGCGCTATCCGGTCACATGCCGATATGACCAGGTCTATGGCAAGCTGCAAGATAGCTTTTTGGAAAACGGCTTTTCTCCGGTGGAAAATTCGTACTGGGACCCTACATATTTTCCCAGAGAACATTTTTTGATTAAGGCACTGCTGAAAGCATACCAAAAGGTCACAAAAGATAAGAGCGAGCCCACATACAGCGGCAGTGGCAGCTATTCCAAATCGATCCCCAATATCGCGGCCTTTGGCGCGATTTTTCCCGGGGAAAGCCTGGCCTGGCATCAAAAAAATGAATATATTGACATTGACAGCCTGGTTAAGACCTGCAGGATTTATGCAGAGGCGATTTATGAACTAGGGTCTTTATAA